From the Pseudoalteromonas tunicata genome, one window contains:
- a CDS encoding response regulator: protein MFGVNFKIALSKTSKWFLLFCSITLIIGILSANYYCQKIKNENKLDLEQKIALELNKISINVQDAIHRYEYGLQALRAAVQTVGFSDFKYQNHLTYFKSRDYHKEFPGARGFGVIKKISKKQLPEFLAQANAERSKPFELKQLDSPQDLLFIIQYIEPEEFNLQAIGLDIGSESNRRFAAITSAASGFAQLTGPITLMQADEQKLHGFLLLLPIFSNNDQHTLLGWVFSPLLINEILDVVADNNVHFKIEIADSYLNESTLFYAGDIDTTTKSAFKISKTNSIYGRQWNISITPTNDFIHSLNYRDPTQVYFQIIALTFIALVFVFFLTQLIARRIEIIKQKLSYETVVKNASESIIGVDAYFAILHWNASADHLFQFTQKNAQHKPLINWLSLFINHDKLIAIYKQVARGEQITNMAFSHMGIESTSDKFLLLNFIPMVRAGTFIGATISISDITAIKTLQTQLENHNKQLESKVTEQTQLLEQKSNFQKSVLNSSQNAIIATDKEGVITLFTQSAALLLGFEEAQVIAKKNIMSLISSDKSTLKQDTFKLWVDKTTDSTCPSLCFFQTKDGLDIPVSITISDILDEHSELSGYLIVADNLTEKKSLEHHISLVNAALDNSQDMLLWLDESGHLLHSNPYACVLLEYTQNNFNQQNIHTLLKFEQGENWAHLKQKIIKTQRLSCERNFLKATGTTIPMLISASVLTIDKKTIIYFAAKNITERLKEEAELKLALHQADAASKIKTDFIANMSHELRTPLNAINGLLQILELSKLTQEQLSTLDSAKAEVIGLNQTINDIMDLTSVERGELILEEQDFNLDELLNTIGTQLNTLADDKPIEIHFSLTEDLPLAMHGDANKLKQILWNIASNAVKFSLKGEVVLSFSVTISNRNSFWLNIAISDTGIGVNQDKLEQIFDLFTQVDNSNTRQYGGLGIGLTIASQLVKLMGGSIKVCSQLDAGSTFSCSVLMQPAKSYVPTKLTNPHLLNILIVDDNPTSLNILANTVHLLGCNATLAQSPEKGLALFKAALAKKPIFDLVLLDWKMPDIDGWQLAEQIRQCTTDEYLPLLIMVSAHGRQLLAQKNNQSNQLLNGFLSKPVTRVMLLDAISDAIAAAQHTSLKTKLISHQQPLLNKRILLVEDNPTNQLIAKTLLDSQGANTVIANGGRQALTELDNSLLPFDLILMDIQMPDIDGYETTQLIRANTKYGNLPILAITANVMENDKKKCLASGMNGHIAKPFQLEELIQHIVAATLPPSEVEPLAAAKTIDHNIDESVMLFCQKNAINIKQSLYLFNFSIPLYIKTISLFLDDLTHYKTVLNQPTEQLSHKEIKLIFHTLKSTAESLGFTDLGAFAKEIENQLNGEDEPDQLLVSQQLHTFKSLNEQALQAIPTLLQLLDPNSIKQAIVNHVTEQKINPHAFALLVEEVRTFNMRAIDSFQKISTPLRAVSNELCDELATNLNKLKFKEAKIILEQLRILIKGLH, encoded by the coding sequence ATGTTTGGAGTAAATTTTAAAATAGCATTATCTAAAACGAGTAAATGGTTTTTACTTTTTTGTTCTATTACTTTAATCATAGGCATATTGAGTGCAAATTATTACTGTCAGAAAATAAAAAATGAAAACAAACTAGATCTAGAACAAAAAATAGCGCTCGAATTAAACAAAATAAGCATTAATGTACAAGATGCTATTCATCGCTATGAGTATGGCTTACAAGCACTTCGGGCGGCTGTTCAAACGGTAGGTTTTAGTGATTTTAAATATCAAAACCACTTAACCTACTTTAAAAGTCGTGATTATCACAAAGAGTTTCCTGGTGCTCGGGGGTTTGGTGTCATAAAAAAAATATCAAAAAAACAGCTACCTGAATTTTTAGCTCAAGCCAATGCCGAACGTAGCAAGCCGTTTGAGCTAAAGCAGCTCGATTCACCACAAGACCTCCTATTTATCATTCAATACATAGAACCCGAGGAGTTTAATTTACAAGCTATTGGACTTGATATTGGCTCTGAAAGTAACCGTCGGTTCGCCGCAATAACCTCAGCAGCATCAGGATTTGCCCAGCTAACAGGCCCCATTACCTTGATGCAAGCCGATGAGCAAAAACTCCATGGATTTTTATTATTGCTACCGATATTTTCCAATAATGATCAGCACACTTTACTCGGCTGGGTATTTAGCCCTTTGCTTATAAATGAAATTTTAGATGTTGTTGCTGATAACAACGTTCATTTTAAAATTGAAATCGCCGATAGTTATCTTAATGAAAGTACATTGTTTTATGCCGGGGATATAGATACAACAACGAAGAGTGCATTCAAAATCAGTAAAACAAACTCGATTTACGGTCGCCAATGGAATATTAGCATCACGCCTACCAATGATTTTATTCATTCCCTCAACTATCGAGATCCGACTCAAGTTTATTTTCAAATTATTGCTTTGACCTTTATAGCTTTAGTTTTTGTGTTTTTTCTTACCCAACTCATCGCTAGACGAATTGAAATTATTAAACAAAAACTAAGTTATGAAACTGTCGTGAAAAACGCTTCCGAATCCATTATTGGCGTAGATGCCTATTTTGCGATTTTGCACTGGAATGCTTCAGCCGATCATTTATTCCAATTCACACAAAAAAATGCTCAACACAAACCTTTAATCAATTGGTTAAGTTTATTTATCAATCACGATAAGTTAATAGCTATTTACAAACAAGTGGCACGGGGGGAGCAGATCACCAACATGGCTTTTAGCCATATGGGTATCGAAAGCACATCAGATAAATTTTTACTTCTAAACTTTATTCCTATGGTACGGGCGGGTACATTTATTGGTGCAACAATTAGTATTTCAGATATTACAGCAATAAAAACGCTCCAGACACAACTGGAAAATCACAATAAACAACTTGAAAGCAAAGTAACAGAGCAAACCCAGCTACTTGAACAAAAATCAAATTTCCAAAAAAGCGTATTAAATAGTAGTCAAAATGCCATTATTGCGACCGATAAAGAAGGAGTAATCACTTTATTTACTCAAAGTGCTGCACTGCTACTTGGCTTTGAAGAAGCACAAGTGATTGCGAAAAAAAATATAATGTCATTAATTTCAAGCGATAAAAGTACGTTAAAACAAGATACATTCAAGCTTTGGGTGGATAAAACAACAGACTCAACATGCCCCTCATTATGTTTCTTTCAGACAAAAGATGGACTCGATATTCCTGTTAGTATAACCATATCTGATATATTAGATGAACACTCTGAGCTTTCAGGATACCTTATTGTTGCAGATAACCTGACCGAGAAAAAATCACTAGAACATCATATTTCACTCGTCAACGCTGCGCTTGATAACTCTCAAGATATGCTGCTTTGGCTCGATGAGTCAGGTCATCTTTTACATTCGAATCCTTATGCTTGCGTACTCCTTGAATACACTCAAAATAACTTCAATCAGCAAAATATTCATACTCTTTTAAAATTTGAACAAGGTGAAAATTGGGCTCACCTGAAACAGAAAATCATTAAAACTCAACGTTTAAGCTGCGAAAGAAATTTTTTAAAAGCGACCGGCACCACAATTCCTATGCTTATTTCAGCCAGTGTTTTAACGATTGATAAAAAGACTATTATTTATTTTGCAGCAAAAAATATTACTGAACGTTTAAAAGAAGAAGCAGAATTGAAACTAGCACTTCATCAAGCCGATGCAGCAAGTAAAATAAAAACCGATTTTATCGCCAATATGAGTCATGAACTTCGCACGCCACTAAACGCGATTAATGGTTTACTACAAATATTAGAACTCAGTAAATTAACCCAAGAACAATTGAGCACTTTAGACTCAGCTAAAGCCGAGGTGATAGGTTTAAATCAAACAATTAACGATATTATGGATTTAACCTCAGTTGAACGTGGTGAGTTAATTTTAGAGGAGCAAGATTTCAATTTAGACGAGTTACTCAATACAATTGGCACACAACTCAATACCCTTGCTGATGATAAGCCAATTGAAATACACTTTTCACTAACCGAAGACCTCCCTTTAGCGATGCACGGTGATGCGAATAAGCTAAAGCAAATACTGTGGAATATCGCCAGTAATGCCGTAAAATTCAGCTTAAAAGGTGAGGTCGTACTAAGTTTTTCTGTGACTATTAGCAATCGAAATAGTTTTTGGCTTAATATTGCTATCTCAGATACTGGTATCGGCGTAAACCAAGACAAATTAGAGCAAATTTTTGATTTATTTACTCAAGTTGATAATTCAAATACCCGACAATATGGCGGTTTAGGCATAGGTTTAACCATAGCTTCTCAGTTAGTGAAGTTGATGGGAGGGTCAATTAAGGTTTGCAGTCAATTAGATGCGGGATCGACATTTAGTTGCTCCGTTTTAATGCAACCAGCAAAATCCTACGTACCTACTAAGCTGACTAATCCACATCTATTAAATATTCTTATTGTTGATGACAATCCCACATCACTCAATATATTGGCCAATACCGTTCATTTGTTAGGCTGCAATGCCACATTGGCACAAAGCCCAGAAAAAGGATTAGCGCTATTTAAAGCGGCTCTCGCCAAAAAACCGATATTTGATTTAGTACTATTAGATTGGAAAATGCCTGATATTGATGGCTGGCAACTCGCAGAACAAATTAGGCAATGCACCACAGATGAATATCTCCCGTTACTGATTATGGTTTCAGCTCATGGAAGACAACTACTTGCACAAAAAAACAATCAGTCTAATCAATTATTAAATGGGTTTCTATCTAAGCCAGTAACTAGAGTCATGTTACTTGATGCCATATCTGATGCAATTGCCGCCGCACAGCATACAAGTTTAAAGACAAAACTTATCTCACATCAACAGCCATTATTGAATAAACGAATTTTGCTGGTTGAAGACAATCCAACAAATCAACTCATTGCAAAAACGTTATTAGATAGTCAAGGCGCAAATACTGTTATTGCTAATGGTGGGCGCCAAGCCTTAACGGAATTAGATAATAGCTTGTTACCTTTTGACTTAATTTTAATGGATATTCAAATGCCTGATATTGATGGCTATGAGACAACTCAGCTCATTAGGGCTAATACCAAATATGGTAATTTGCCTATTTTAGCTATTACTGCAAATGTGATGGAAAATGATAAAAAGAAATGCTTAGCTTCTGGAATGAATGGCCATATTGCCAAACCTTTTCAGCTTGAAGAGCTCATCCAACATATCGTAGCTGCAACCTTACCCCCCTCAGAAGTTGAACCTCTTGCAGCAGCCAAAACGATTGACCATAATATCGATGAATCTGTGATGCTATTTTGTCAAAAAAATGCCATCAACATTAAACAAAGCCTCTATTTATTTAACTTTTCAATCCCACTCTATATTAAAACAATCTCATTATTTCTAGATGACTTAACTCATTATAAAACAGTTTTAAATCAACCAACTGAGCAGTTATCCCACAAGGAAATAAAACTTATTTTTCATACTTTAAAAAGTACTGCAGAGTCACTAGGCTTTACTGATTTAGGCGCCTTTGCTAAAGAGATAGAAAATCAGCTAAACGGTGAGGACGAGCCCGATCAGCTGCTAGTATCACAGCAATTACATACTTTTAAATCGCTCAATGAACAAGCACTCCAAGCTATTCCCACACTTTTGCAGCTTCTTGATCCTAATAGCATTAAACAAGCTATAGTTAACCATGTAACTGAGCAAAAAATAAACCCTCACGCTTTTGCTTTACTGGTTGAAGAGGTTAGAACATTTAATATGAGAGCAATTGATAGTTTTCAAAAAATCTCAACTCCATTACGTGCCGTTTCGAATGAATTGTGCGATGAATTAGCTACTAACTTAAATAAGTTAAAATTTAAAGAGGCTAAGATAATATTAGAGCAGTTAAGGATATTAATTAAAGGACTACATTAA
- a CDS encoding ATP-binding protein produces the protein MDLRNTLVFRNNRWLPFIGVAVTLFLCLSIYFIYSSYAKESIAEQHRKSLKQLTDKTLLTLEESFATSRNKVQFLHSTPPVSGIGRAFLHDGVDPYDDTTLQQWNKRLQIIFAAFIETNPEIRQIRYITHNNGGKELVRVERRNGQVVITPEELLQQKGQTDYYQEIEKLHPNESYLSDISLNREYGVIENPIWPTYRVAKPIFDENYKFFGFVIINVDATQLLSNLQQQFQYSAFELYILNTEGFFISAAKPSLNFGFDLDKPDATWQQISGNSAIPQYDQILALKFLQQDYWMVGSKALLSTRGNRYLNLVGALSSQQVEVIWHHQRSAVIALMVVIFLIFNILIFVYQKYLNKFLSLYDKQSRYEAIVAGSSDAIINVDKSGTILSWNDSAAYFFDLRENQAQVRKISNIVFSHETNALDTDVLTSVIEQKKPQVFEVEGISNAGEKRILSISLSPVISQSTVIAPSVAALIRDITASRMNEIKIQSMNQSLELQVAERTQELKHATELAIAANQSKSAFVANISHEIRTPLNGIAGMMELLQREDLSDKQLNYLKMAKSSVSTLTVLINDLLDLSKIESGKLDIELVQFNLIETMSSVINSMALRCDEKGLELLFDWTQIQHEELISDAYRIKQVLVNLIGNAIKFTAQGQIVVSAKTYAAAQEQIWLEVVITDTGIGLTPEQQAKLFRPFTQAHANIAKNFGGTGLGLSISQQLVQLLGGEITIHSVVEQGSTFTFTVCTERIKIEEPKFRVPLFLGRKIYIVSDKVKSAEILLRQFQLWQAEVHLFDNHEDLKENLNGTLADLILIDEELADKTLCSWLQSNLISEKTKLIIMERAIAKNSSTINDTHCGYISKPILPEQLLYTYNKLTETRVHPNNVERRDDFPLLSRQYRVLIVDDNEINRVVSSALLEQMPLELVVAENGQIALDLLQDTEHRKFDLILMDCQMPILDGFEATKLIRRGFVGKHYQDVIIIAMTAGAMSGDKDACIQAGMDDFIAKPIDPGAFINKVLAWLEKSKAYD, from the coding sequence ATGGATTTGAGAAACACATTGGTTTTTCGAAATAATCGCTGGTTACCCTTTATAGGTGTGGCTGTAACCTTGTTTTTATGTCTAAGTATTTACTTTATTTATAGTTCTTACGCAAAAGAAAGCATTGCCGAGCAGCATCGAAAATCATTAAAGCAACTTACAGACAAAACATTATTAACCTTAGAAGAAAGCTTCGCTACAAGCCGCAATAAAGTACAATTCTTACATTCAACGCCACCAGTTTCAGGAATTGGTCGTGCTTTTCTTCATGATGGTGTAGACCCTTATGATGATACTACGTTGCAGCAATGGAATAAGCGATTACAAATAATCTTCGCTGCATTTATCGAGACGAACCCGGAGATTCGGCAAATCCGTTATATTACGCACAACAACGGGGGGAAAGAATTGGTTCGCGTAGAACGTCGTAATGGTCAGGTCGTTATTACACCAGAGGAATTATTACAGCAAAAAGGACAAACAGATTATTACCAAGAGATTGAAAAGTTACATCCCAATGAGAGTTATCTTTCAGATATTTCTCTAAATCGTGAATATGGTGTAATTGAAAATCCTATTTGGCCGACTTATCGAGTTGCAAAACCTATTTTTGATGAGAATTATAAGTTCTTTGGCTTCGTTATTATTAATGTTGATGCAACACAGTTATTAAGTAACTTACAGCAACAGTTTCAGTATTCAGCATTTGAGTTATACATTTTAAATACTGAAGGTTTTTTTATTTCAGCAGCTAAACCTTCGCTTAATTTTGGTTTTGATTTAGACAAACCGGATGCAACTTGGCAGCAAATTTCAGGCAATAGCGCCATTCCGCAATATGATCAAATTTTAGCGTTGAAATTTTTGCAACAAGATTATTGGATGGTAGGCAGTAAAGCGTTGTTATCCACCCGTGGAAATCGCTATCTAAACTTAGTGGGTGCACTTTCAAGTCAGCAAGTTGAGGTTATTTGGCATCATCAACGTAGTGCTGTTATCGCTTTGATGGTGGTGATATTTCTTATTTTCAATATTCTAATTTTTGTCTATCAAAAATACTTAAATAAATTTTTATCCTTGTACGACAAGCAATCGCGTTATGAAGCAATTGTTGCTGGCTCTTCTGATGCAATTATAAATGTAGATAAAAGTGGTACAATTCTAAGTTGGAACGACTCAGCGGCTTATTTTTTTGATCTGAGAGAAAACCAAGCGCAAGTTCGAAAAATCAGTAACATTGTTTTTAGTCATGAAACAAATGCGCTAGATACTGATGTTTTGACAAGTGTGATTGAACAAAAAAAACCACAGGTGTTTGAGGTTGAAGGCATTAGCAATGCGGGAGAAAAAAGAATCCTTAGCATTAGTTTATCGCCAGTGATTTCGCAAAGCACCGTCATCGCCCCTTCGGTTGCAGCTCTTATTCGTGACATCACAGCCTCACGAATGAATGAAATTAAAATTCAAAGTATGAATCAATCTTTAGAGTTACAGGTGGCTGAACGAACTCAAGAATTGAAACACGCAACAGAATTAGCCATTGCAGCAAATCAGTCTAAAAGCGCATTTGTTGCCAATATCAGTCATGAAATTAGAACTCCACTAAATGGAATTGCAGGGATGATGGAGCTCCTGCAGCGCGAAGATTTATCTGATAAACAGCTTAATTACCTGAAAATGGCTAAATCGAGTGTATCCACATTAACAGTACTTATTAATGATTTACTCGACTTATCAAAAATTGAATCTGGCAAGCTAGATATTGAATTAGTTCAGTTCAACTTGATAGAAACCATGAGCTCTGTAATTAATTCCATGGCTTTGCGCTGTGATGAAAAAGGGCTCGAGTTACTTTTCGATTGGACGCAAATTCAGCATGAAGAACTAATCAGCGATGCTTATCGCATTAAGCAAGTATTAGTTAATCTAATTGGCAACGCGATTAAGTTTACTGCCCAAGGACAAATCGTGGTTAGCGCAAAAACCTATGCAGCAGCACAAGAGCAAATTTGGTTAGAAGTTGTAATTACTGATACCGGTATTGGTCTTACCCCAGAACAACAAGCAAAATTATTTAGACCATTTACTCAGGCGCACGCCAACATAGCTAAGAATTTTGGTGGCACAGGATTGGGGTTATCTATTTCTCAACAATTAGTGCAATTATTAGGGGGCGAAATTACGATACACAGTGTGGTAGAGCAAGGAAGTACTTTTACATTTACTGTTTGCACTGAGCGCATCAAAATTGAAGAGCCGAAGTTTAGAGTTCCCCTATTTTTGGGACGAAAAATATATATCGTAAGTGATAAAGTAAAATCAGCTGAGATTTTGCTGCGACAATTTCAGTTGTGGCAAGCTGAAGTTCATCTTTTTGATAATCATGAAGATTTAAAAGAGAATCTTAATGGTACTTTGGCTGATTTAATCTTGATTGATGAAGAGCTGGCAGATAAAACTTTATGTAGTTGGCTTCAAAGCAATTTAATTAGTGAAAAAACAAAGTTGATAATTATGGAGCGTGCAATTGCAAAAAATAGCTCCACAATAAACGACACACACTGCGGCTACATTAGTAAACCAATCTTACCAGAGCAACTTTTATACACTTACAATAAGCTCACTGAAACTCGAGTTCACCCCAATAATGTAGAGCGAAGAGATGATTTTCCATTGCTTAGCCGACAATACCGTGTACTGATTGTTGATGATAATGAGATTAATCGAGTAGTTTCATCTGCATTACTTGAACAAATGCCACTGGAGCTAGTTGTGGCAGAAAATGGTCAAATCGCATTGGATTTATTACAAGATACTGAGCACCGAAAATTTGATCTTATTTTAATGGATTGTCAAATGCCTATTCTTGATGGGTTTGAAGCCACTAAATTAATACGCCGAGGATTTGTAGGCAAGCACTACCAAGATGTGATTATTATCGCAATGACCGCCGGTGCAATGTCAGGCGACAAAGATGCATGTATTCAGGCAGGTATGGACGACTTTATTGCCAAACCGATAGACCCAGGCGCTTTCATAAACAAGGTGTTGGCTTGGTTAGAGAAATCAAAAGCATATGACTAG
- a CDS encoding LysE family translocator has product MELTAWLSLVSICILGAITPGPSLAVILKHTINGGRANGLCASITHGLAIAVYALLTVLGMAIIITNTPWLFNLIKYAGAAFLLFLAFKALTAQAQNTTQEQRLIPVTLWQSGREGFLIAFLNPKIALFFLALFSQFIDLNAGWQQKLIMVGTVSAIDTFWYCLIAVVLSRSGLLTSLRQNSHIIDKITGIALLAVTVRVLI; this is encoded by the coding sequence ATGGAATTAACCGCATGGCTATCACTTGTATCTATTTGCATTTTGGGTGCTATTACACCAGGTCCTAGTTTGGCGGTGATCTTAAAACATACCATTAATGGTGGTAGAGCCAATGGTCTTTGCGCGAGCATTACTCATGGTCTTGCAATCGCTGTTTATGCCTTGTTAACGGTACTTGGTATGGCAATTATTATTACAAATACGCCATGGTTATTTAATCTAATAAAATATGCAGGCGCTGCCTTTTTGTTATTTCTGGCATTTAAAGCTTTAACAGCACAAGCTCAGAATACGACTCAAGAACAAAGACTGATACCTGTAACACTTTGGCAAAGTGGCCGTGAAGGATTTTTAATTGCATTTTTAAACCCAAAAATAGCATTGTTCTTCTTGGCTTTATTTAGTCAATTTATAGATCTTAATGCTGGCTGGCAGCAAAAACTGATTATGGTAGGAACAGTTAGTGCGATTGATACCTTTTGGTATTGTTTAATTGCAGTAGTACTATCTCGATCGGGTTTGTTAACTTCACTGAGACAAAATAGTCACATCATTGATAAAATAACTGGCATCGCGTTACTCGCCGTTACGGTAAGGGTCCTCATCTAA
- a CDS encoding S41 family peptidase, with protein sequence MLINNKTAATLLLSTTALVLVGCGGGGNNGTNNTQPPASNSIAWTPGSFQAATNFAHFCQNPRTGNDPYNQNQPYPDKSGSQQHEKMWLRSWSNDTYLWYRELPDNDPANFTVAQYFDQLKTKATTASGAKKDQFHFARDTADYKKETQSGVVSGYGIEWSVTNTSPPRDFKVAYVEPNSPAAIGGIERGYKLTQVDGVDFIYDSTSSGVDKLNKALFASAAGETHQLTFTNRTGQSEQFSLVAADVDSSPVQNAKVIETAKGKVGYVQFNSHIAKAQNGLIDAVNLFADANVSELVVDLRYNGGGLLAMASQLAFMVAGDNTTQNRVFEKTLFNDKYPTINPISGKALQATPFYDFKIDYVAGKATNTDLPTLALSRVFVLTTANTCSASEAFINGLRGIDVEVIQIGGQTCGKPYGFYPTDNCSTTYFTIQFSGINDKGFGDYADGFKPKTSPAFEDEIKGCAINDDFSKLLGDPTEGLLNGALTYIETGSCPVNNAQFQAAPKPAAPLDVQNVFDIRYQSFLLENKINTPVMKQENK encoded by the coding sequence ATGTTAATAAACAATAAAACAGCCGCCACTCTTTTACTTTCGACTACAGCATTGGTATTAGTAGGCTGTGGTGGAGGTGGCAATAACGGTACAAATAATACTCAACCTCCCGCAAGCAATTCGATTGCTTGGACTCCTGGAAGCTTTCAAGCAGCAACTAACTTTGCCCACTTTTGTCAAAACCCACGCACAGGAAACGATCCGTATAATCAAAACCAGCCTTACCCAGATAAATCTGGCAGTCAGCAACATGAGAAAATGTGGTTACGCAGCTGGAGCAACGATACGTATTTATGGTACCGCGAATTACCCGATAATGATCCGGCTAATTTCACTGTCGCCCAATATTTTGATCAACTAAAAACGAAAGCAACAACCGCATCAGGTGCTAAAAAAGATCAATTTCATTTTGCCAGAGATACTGCTGACTATAAAAAAGAAACCCAATCAGGTGTCGTTTCTGGTTATGGTATTGAATGGTCAGTAACTAACACATCACCACCTCGTGACTTTAAAGTAGCTTATGTTGAGCCTAATTCACCTGCAGCAATTGGCGGTATTGAACGAGGTTATAAGTTAACACAGGTTGATGGGGTTGATTTTATTTATGATAGTACTTCAAGTGGTGTTGATAAACTCAACAAAGCGTTGTTTGCTAGTGCTGCGGGTGAAACTCATCAACTGACATTTACTAACCGCACAGGGCAAAGCGAGCAATTCAGTTTAGTTGCCGCAGATGTAGACTCAAGCCCTGTACAAAATGCCAAAGTCATTGAAACTGCCAAAGGCAAAGTCGGATACGTGCAATTTAATTCACATATCGCCAAAGCGCAAAATGGGTTGATTGATGCAGTTAATTTATTTGCGGATGCAAACGTATCAGAGCTTGTAGTCGATTTGCGCTATAACGGCGGCGGATTACTCGCAATGGCATCACAATTAGCTTTTATGGTGGCAGGTGATAATACAACCCAAAACAGAGTCTTTGAAAAAACACTTTTTAATGATAAATACCCAACCATTAATCCAATTTCGGGTAAGGCACTGCAAGCAACTCCTTTTTATGACTTTAAAATTGATTATGTAGCCGGTAAAGCAACTAATACTGATTTACCTACTTTAGCGCTTTCGCGGGTATTTGTGCTCACAACGGCTAATACCTGCTCAGCCAGTGAAGCCTTTATTAATGGGTTGCGTGGCATTGATGTAGAAGTCATTCAAATAGGAGGGCAAACCTGTGGTAAACCCTATGGTTTTTATCCAACCGATAACTGTTCAACGACGTATTTTACTATTCAATTTTCAGGCATAAACGATAAAGGTTTTGGCGATTATGCCGATGGTTTTAAACCAAAAACCAGCCCTGCATTTGAAGATGAAATTAAAGGCTGCGCGATTAACGATGACTTTAGCAAATTACTGGGCGATCCTACTGAAGGCTTGCTAAATGGCGCGCTAACTTACATAGAGACTGGTAGTTGCCCTGTTAATAATGCTCAATTTCAAGCAGCACCAAAACCTGCCGCACCACTTGATGTGCAAAATGTATTTGATATTCGTTACCAGTCATTTTTACTCGAAAACAAAATTAATACACCAGTAATGAAGCAGGAAAATAAATGA
- the mraZ gene encoding division/cell wall cluster transcriptional repressor MraZ yields the protein MFRGAFSISLDDKGRLAIPTKYRTLLQADCEGQMVCTVDLQQACLLLYPLSEWQLIESKLLKLSNMNPHERRVQRVLLGNAMDCQVDKNGRILLSAPLRAHAGLNKKLMLVGQLNKFEIWDEDSWQQQMQADIAQEQQGDFELTERLQDFSF from the coding sequence ATGTTCCGTGGTGCGTTTTCAATCAGTCTTGACGATAAAGGGCGCTTGGCCATTCCGACCAAGTACCGCACTTTGTTGCAAGCAGATTGTGAAGGGCAAATGGTTTGCACGGTCGATTTACAGCAGGCTTGTTTATTACTTTACCCATTAAGCGAGTGGCAACTTATTGAAAGTAAATTATTAAAACTTTCAAATATGAATCCACACGAACGCCGAGTGCAGCGAGTGTTATTAGGGAATGCGATGGATTGTCAGGTTGACAAGAATGGCCGCATTTTACTTTCGGCACCGCTACGGGCACACGCAGGCTTAAATAAAAAACTGATGTTAGTGGGTCAATTGAACAAATTTGAAATTTGGGATGAAGATAGCTGGCAACAACAAATGCAGGCAGATATTGCCCAAGAGCAGCAGGGCGATTTTGAATTAACAGAGCGCCTGCAAGACTTCTCTTTTTGA